The genome window ACACCCAGATCATCACGGCGGTGGTGGCCGTACCGGCGATGAAGGTCGGCTTGCGGCCGATCTTGTCCGAGAGGTAGGCGGCCGCCGGAGTGGTGAAGATGGCCACGATGTTGCCGACGATGGTCACCCACAGCATGGTCGAGGAGTCGATGCCCACGGACGTCGCGTAGGAGAGGCCGAAGGCCTGCATCAGGGTGTTGGTCACGACCTGGAGGGACAGGATGGAGATCTGCACGAACTGCACCGGGTGGGTCTTCAGCATGACCAGGAAGGGGGCCTTCTCCTGTTCGCCGGCGTCCTTGGTCTCCTGGAAGTCCTCGGGTTCGGCGAGCTGCCGGCGCACGAACCAGGCGACGGCGAGCACGAGGATGGACGCCAGGAACGGCAGGCGCCAGCCCCAGCTGAGGCGGTCGGCCTCGTCCATGGCGGTGATCGGCAGGAAGGCCAGAGAGGCCAGGACGATGCCGGCGGCGATGCCGGAGATGGAGAAGGACGGGAAGAACCCGCGCAGGCCGACGGGGGCCTCCTCGGTGCTCAGCGCGGACGCTCCGGCGATCTCAGCGCCGGCGGACAGGCCCTGGGCCAGTCGCAGCACCACGAGCAGGATCGGGGCCCAGAGGCCGACCTGCTGGTAGGTGGGCAGCACGCCGATGAGGAAGGTCGCCACGCCCATCAGCAGCAATGTGGCCAGCAGGATGGACTTCCGGCCGACCCGGTCGCCGAGGTGGCCGAAGACGATGGCGCCGAACGGGCGGGCCACGTAGGCCACGCCCAGGGTGCCGAACGAGGCCACCATGGTCAGGGCATCACTGCCGGTGTCCGGGAAGAAGATGTGGGGGAAGACCAGCGAGGCGGCCGTGGCGTAGACGAAGAAGTCGTAGTACTCCAGGGCGCCGCCGAGGAAGGCGGACCAGCCGGCCCGCTTGGCCCGGGTCATCCGGTATTGCTGCTGTTCCGGTGTCAGGGTCTCCAGCGCGCCGCTGGTGTCCTGCTGGATGGTGGTGCTCATGTGTTCTCCCAGGGGGACGTGGTCGTGGCCAACCTCGGGTCCGGGGCTACCTCCGCGCTTTCTGTCCGCGGGGCGGTCGGATCACCGACAGGGGGTCGGGTGGCCGGTGACACTCGTTGCTGTGAACGGGGTCACGGTGCTTCAGAGAAGCCTTCCCGTCCCACCCGGATGCCGCCAAAATCCAGCCCATTCAATGGGTTATGATCGCCACGGTGCCCAAGGCGCCGAGGTGGTTCCCGGTGTGTGCCCGGGCCTGATGAGAGGACGTGACGGTGGCGAATTCCAGGTCCGGTGAATCGGTCGTGTCCCGGGTGGCGCGCCTGCTGCAGTGCTTCGACGCCGACCACGGTGAGCTCTCGGCCGCCGAGCTGGCCGAACGGGCCGGGCTGTCCACGTCGACCACCCACCGCCTGGCCTCGGCCATGGCAGACGACGGCCTGCTCTTCCGCACGGGCCGCGGCCGTTTCCGCATCGGCCTGGCCCTGTGGGAGGCGGGCCAGCGTGGCACCCGGTTCCAGGCCTTCTCCCAACTGGCGCTGCCGTTCATGGAGGCCATCCACGTCACGCTGAAGCAGAACGTCAGCCTCTCCATCCTGGATGAGTCGACGGCGGAGATCGTCTACCTGGAGCGGCTCACCCATCGCGGAGCCCAGGAGGACCTGACCAAGGTGGCGCTGCGTCAGCCGGCTCTGTCCGTCTCAGCCGGACTGGCCATGCTGGCCTTCTCGCCGGCATCGGTGCAGGAGCGGATCCTGTCCATGCCCTGGGACCGCAGCGCGCTGCAGTCGGGTGTCACCGAGGGGCACATGAGACGCCGGCTCGCCCAGGCCCGGGTGGACGGGTATGTCCATCTGCCCGGGGTGCTGGTGGGATCGCTGGCCGGCCTCGCGGCGCCGATCCTCGATACGCACCGGCGGGTACTGGGTGCGCTCGCCATCGTGCAGACCATGGCGGACGTCAACCTCAAGGTGCAGGTTCCCGTGCTGCTCTCGGCCACGCGCGGGCTCTCGGGGATGGTCGGGAATCTGCCTCGCGACTGAGGTGGCGGATGGGCTCGACGGCGGGAGGGCGGCTCCCGCTCGTGCGTGCGTCCTGAGCGCGTGTGAACCCTGAGCGCGCGTCGCGGTCTTTGTGACCCGCTTCACCGGAAATCCTGTTCAATGGGACGCGTGGTGGCCTGCCGCGTGTGAAGCGGGTTACATAAGGGGCGACGCGGCTCGCCTGCGTTCCGCCACACCAATCTCGCCCTTCAGAAAGTGGGTCATCCCTGATGCCAGCAGCCAACGGACGCCTGATCGGCCTGGCACCCCTGTCACTGCTCTCGGTAGCGCCGCCGAACCTCGTGCACCACGCGGCCGAGGCCGGTTTCGATTTCGTGGGCGTCCGGGTACGCCCGGTGACCACGGCAGAGAAGCCCTACGACATGCAACCGGGATCCCCGTTGCTGGCCGAGACACTGGCGCGGATGGCGGACACGGGCGTAGGGATCAAGGACATCGAGTTCCTGTTGCTGGACGGCACGGACCAGCGGGACGCCTGGTTGCGGATGTTCGAGGCCGGTCAGGCGCTCGGTGCCGAGTCGCTGACCGTGGCGTGCGGAGATCCGGACCTCTCACGTGCCCGGGACACCCTGGCGCAGATGGCGGAGGACGGGCGCGCCTTCGGGATCAGCCCCGCGCTGGAGCCCATCAGCTACCAGACGGTCGCCTCGATACCGTTGGCGGACGAACTCGCCGTGTACGCCGGATGCGACATCCTGGTGGACACCCTGCACGTGGGACGGTTCGGGGGAACGGCGGAGGAACTCTCCGCGGCCGCCTGCCGTGCACCGCTCGTGCAGCTCTGTGACGCCCCCGCCGAGCGCCCTGCAGACCGCGAGGGCCTCGTGGAGGAGTCCCGGTCCGCTCGCCTGGTCCCCGGCGAGGGTGGCCTGGAGCTGGCCGGAGTCCTGGCAGCACTGGAATCCGGGCTGGCAGATACGCCGCGAGCCGGCACCCAGCTGCCCGTCTCGTTGGAGGTCCCGAACGACGCCGCCGTCGCGCGCCTGGGAGCCCAGGGCTGGGTGGATCACCTGAAATCCGCCGCCCTCGCCCTCCTCGGTGAGGGCGCGATGCGCTGACAGCGCCGCCGCCACCTCCCGGCACTACCCTCCTCAGAAATCCCCAGCAAGAGAAGTGAGATCGCTCCCATGCCCCAGACCGCAACCCCCTACCTCCTGTCCGAGGAAGAGGCCCTCACGCTTGACGTTCCGGTGGAGGACGTCGACGTCCTGGTCGCCGGGTCCGGAGCCGGAGGACTGGCCGCGGCCGTGACGGCGGCGTATCACGGCCTGTCCGTGATGGTCGCCGAGAAGGCACCGGTCTGCGGTGGGGCCACGAGCTGGTCCGGCGGCTGGGCCTGGACCCCGGGGACGGCTCTGGCCCGGGCGGAAGGGGTGGACGAGGACCGCGAGCAGTTCCGCGCCTATCTGCGAGCGGTGCTCGGCGAGCGCTACACCGAGGCCGCGGGGGAGAAGATCGACGCGTTCCTCGAGGCCGTTCCCCACATGGTCGGCTTCTTCCACACCAAGACCTTCATGCGCTTCGTCACCGGTGCCAAGATCAATGACATCTATGGAGACCTCCCCGGTGCGGGCACCGGCAACCGCTCCGTGGGCCCGGCGCCCGTGAACGCCAAGGAGTTCGCGCCGGCGCTGCTGAAGAAGATGCGCCGGCAGTACTACCCCACCTCCTTCTTCGGCATGGGCATCATGGCCGGCCAGGACCTCTCCACCTTCCTCAAGGCCTCCAAGCTCAAGCCCGAGGGCTGGGTCCACTCGGTCAAGCGGGTGGTCCCGCACATGCTGGACATGGTCACCCGGGGCCGGTCCATGCACCTCGTCAACGGCACGGCCCTGACCGGCCGCCTGATGAAGTCCGCTGACGATCTCGGAGTGGACATCCGCGTCAACACCCCGGTCCAAGGCCTCGTCCGTTCTGCGGACGGCCGCATCACCGGCGCCATCGTCGGCGCTCCCGACGGCGGCCGGTACGTCCGCGCGCAGCGCGGCGTGGTCCTGGCGACCGGAGGATTCCCTCAGGACGTGGACCGGCGGCGAGAGGTGTTCCCCCGGACCCCGACGGGCAACGAGCACTGGACGCTGGCCCCCGAGGAGACCACCGGGGACGGACTCGACCTGGCGCTGGCCGCCGGCGGCGTGTTCGACGCGGACATGAAGGCCCCGGCCGCCTGGTGCCCCGTCTCCCTGGTGCCCTACCCGGGCAACCGGCACGGGGTGTTCCCGCACATCATGGACCGTGCCAAGCCCGGATCCATCGGCGTGCGCCGGGACGGCCGGCGCTTCGTCAACGAGGCCAACGGCTACTACGACTATGTGGACGGGATGCTCGCGGCCACGCCGGAGGGCGAACCGGTGGAGTCCTGGCAGATCGCCGATTCCACCGCCATCCGCCGTTACTCGCTGGGCTTCGCCAAGCCGATCCCGATGCCGCTGACCCCGTACCTGAAGACCGGATACCTCGTGAAGGGGGACACGCTCCAGGAACTGGCCGAGAAGTGCGGGATCGATCCGGAGGGCCTGGCCCGGACGGTGGCCGAGTTCAACGCCAACGCCCGGCGCGGCGAGGACCCGGAGTTCTCCCGCGGTGCCACCGCGTTCAACCGGTACGGCGGAGACCCGGAGGTGGGCCCCAACCCGTCCCTGGCACCGCTCGAGAAGGGTCCGTTCTACGCGGTCCACGTCCGCCCCGGATCCTTCGGCACCTTCGCCGGGATCGCGGCGGACACCAAGGCGCGGGTGGTGGATGCCGGCGGGGCGCCCATCGAGGGGCTGTACACGGCGGGCAACGACCACGCCTCGATCATGCGTGGCTTCTACCCTGCCGGCGGCATCAACCTCGGCCCCGCCCTGACCTTCGGGTACCTGGCCGGGCGTGACCTGGCCGGCGCCACGGTGTACGAGGACGACGGTGCGCAGGCCCCGGCCTGACGGGACTACCGTTAAGGGCGGCCACCGGGAATGAACACGAAGAAGGAGTACGCATGAGCACCGTCGGGGAATCGTATCTGGTCGGACTGATCGGGGACGGGATCACGGCGTCGCTGAGCCCGCCCATGCATGAGAAGGAGGGCCGCGAGCACGGGCTTCTCTACCTCTACCGTCCGGTGGACGTGGCGGCGCTGGGCTTCGAGGGCCAGGCGGCCCAGGACGAGGCGCCGCGGCTGTTGGAGTACGGCCGCCGCCTGGGCTTCAACGCGTTCAACATCACCCACCCGTTCAAGCAGACCATCATGGATCACCTGGACGAGGTGGACGAGGATGCCCGCAACCTCGGCGCGGTGAACACCGTGGTGTTCGAGGACGGCCGTTCCGTGGGCCACAACACTGACTACTCCGGCTACATCACCGGACTGCGGAACACCCTGACGGATCCCGACCTGGGCTCCGTGGTCCAGCTCGGCGCCGGCGGGGCCGGCTCGGCCGTGGCCTACGCCCTCCTGCGCGCCGGGGCGGGCAAGCTCACCCTGATCGACCTGGACCTCGAGCGGGCCACCGCCCGCGCCGCCGACCTGCAGGGGCAGTTCCCGGACCAGCAGGTCACGGCCCGCCCGCATGTCGAGCTGCAGGACGCCCTGGCCACCGCCACCGGCTTCGCCCACTGCACCCCCGTGGGGATGCACACCCATCCCGGCATCCCGGTGGACGCGGCGTGGCTGCGCTCCGAGCTGTGGGTCTCCGACGTGGTGTACCTGCCGGTGGAGACCGAACTGGTGGTGGCGGCCCGCGCGGCCGGCTGCCAGGTGGTGGACGGCGGGACGATGGCCGTGGGCCAGGCCCTGGACGCGTTCGGTCTGATGACCGGGCTCAGCGCCGATCCCGAACGGGTGCGTGCCCACTTCCTCGAGCTCGTCGCCGCGAAGCAGGGCTGAGAACCGACGTAGGGTTAATGGCATGAGCCAGAGTGTCCCTGCCGTCAATGCCGCCAACGCCGTGAACGCAGGCCCCACCCGTATGTCCCGGACGTCAATCGCCACCGTCTGCCTGGCGGGCACGTTCGAGGAGAAGATGCGCGCCGCCGCGGAGGCCGGCTTCGATGGGATCGAGGTGTTCGAGCCGGACCTGGTGGCCTCGCCGCTGTCCCCGGAGCAGGTCCGCGACCTCGCTGAGGAACTCGGGCTGACTCTGGACCTCTACCAGCCGTTCCGGGACCTGGAGGGGGTGGAGGAGAGCGCCTTCCAGGACAACCTGCGCCGGCTCGAGGGCAAGTTCCAGCTCATGCGGCGCCTCGGCGTGGACCTGATCCTGCTGTGCTCCAACGTCGGCACCGCCACGAGCTGGGAGGATGAGGTCGCGGTGGACCAGCTCCGCCGAG of Citricoccus sp. K5 contains these proteins:
- a CDS encoding MFS transporter; this encodes MSTTIQQDTSGALETLTPEQQQYRMTRAKRAGWSAFLGGALEYYDFFVYATAASLVFPHIFFPDTGSDALTMVASFGTLGVAYVARPFGAIVFGHLGDRVGRKSILLATLLLMGVATFLIGVLPTYQQVGLWAPILLVVLRLAQGLSAGAEIAGASALSTEEAPVGLRGFFPSFSISGIAAGIVLASLAFLPITAMDEADRLSWGWRLPFLASILVLAVAWFVRRQLAEPEDFQETKDAGEQEKAPFLVMLKTHPVQFVQISILSLQVVTNTLMQAFGLSYATSVGIDSSTMLWVTIVGNIVAIFTTPAAAYLSDKIGRKPTFIAGTATTAVMIWVYFNAIATANIALIFVTSTIILGVTYAMSNAVYPAWFSELFNVKVRYSGVAVGLQVGILVSGFTPMIATALVGDNYANWGPAAWIVTGATILATLVALTTRETYKTPLRELGNPVSDAEIEAGLHHGSKH
- a CDS encoding IclR family transcriptional regulator gives rise to the protein MANSRSGESVVSRVARLLQCFDADHGELSAAELAERAGLSTSTTHRLASAMADDGLLFRTGRGRFRIGLALWEAGQRGTRFQAFSQLALPFMEAIHVTLKQNVSLSILDESTAEIVYLERLTHRGAQEDLTKVALRQPALSVSAGLAMLAFSPASVQERILSMPWDRSALQSGVTEGHMRRRLAQARVDGYVHLPGVLVGSLAGLAAPILDTHRRVLGALAIVQTMADVNLKVQVPVLLSATRGLSGMVGNLPRD
- a CDS encoding sugar phosphate isomerase/epimerase, encoding MPAANGRLIGLAPLSLLSVAPPNLVHHAAEAGFDFVGVRVRPVTTAEKPYDMQPGSPLLAETLARMADTGVGIKDIEFLLLDGTDQRDAWLRMFEAGQALGAESLTVACGDPDLSRARDTLAQMAEDGRAFGISPALEPISYQTVASIPLADELAVYAGCDILVDTLHVGRFGGTAEELSAAACRAPLVQLCDAPAERPADREGLVEESRSARLVPGEGGLELAGVLAALESGLADTPRAGTQLPVSLEVPNDAAVARLGAQGWVDHLKSAALALLGEGAMR
- a CDS encoding FAD-dependent oxidoreductase, which translates into the protein MPQTATPYLLSEEEALTLDVPVEDVDVLVAGSGAGGLAAAVTAAYHGLSVMVAEKAPVCGGATSWSGGWAWTPGTALARAEGVDEDREQFRAYLRAVLGERYTEAAGEKIDAFLEAVPHMVGFFHTKTFMRFVTGAKINDIYGDLPGAGTGNRSVGPAPVNAKEFAPALLKKMRRQYYPTSFFGMGIMAGQDLSTFLKASKLKPEGWVHSVKRVVPHMLDMVTRGRSMHLVNGTALTGRLMKSADDLGVDIRVNTPVQGLVRSADGRITGAIVGAPDGGRYVRAQRGVVLATGGFPQDVDRRREVFPRTPTGNEHWTLAPEETTGDGLDLALAAGGVFDADMKAPAAWCPVSLVPYPGNRHGVFPHIMDRAKPGSIGVRRDGRRFVNEANGYYDYVDGMLAATPEGEPVESWQIADSTAIRRYSLGFAKPIPMPLTPYLKTGYLVKGDTLQELAEKCGIDPEGLARTVAEFNANARRGEDPEFSRGATAFNRYGGDPEVGPNPSLAPLEKGPFYAVHVRPGSFGTFAGIAADTKARVVDAGGAPIEGLYTAGNDHASIMRGFYPAGGINLGPALTFGYLAGRDLAGATVYEDDGAQAPA
- a CDS encoding shikimate dehydrogenase; translated protein: MSTVGESYLVGLIGDGITASLSPPMHEKEGREHGLLYLYRPVDVAALGFEGQAAQDEAPRLLEYGRRLGFNAFNITHPFKQTIMDHLDEVDEDARNLGAVNTVVFEDGRSVGHNTDYSGYITGLRNTLTDPDLGSVVQLGAGGAGSAVAYALLRAGAGKLTLIDLDLERATARAADLQGQFPDQQVTARPHVELQDALATATGFAHCTPVGMHTHPGIPVDAAWLRSELWVSDVVYLPVETELVVAARAAGCQVVDGGTMAVGQALDAFGLMTGLSADPERVRAHFLELVAAKQG